Proteins from one Aquila chrysaetos chrysaetos chromosome 5, bAquChr1.4, whole genome shotgun sequence genomic window:
- the DDX5 gene encoding probable ATP-dependent RNA helicase DDX5 isoform X3, which produces MPGYSSDRDRGFGAPRFGGSRGGPLSGKKFGNPGEKLTKKKWNLDELPKFEKNFYQEHPDVVRRTVQEVEQYRSSKEVTVRGHNCPKPIINFYEANFPANVMEVIQRQNFTEPTAIQAQGWPVALSGLDMVGVAQTGSGKTLSYLLPAIVHINHQPFLERGDGPICLVLAPTRELAQQVQQVAAEYSRACRLKSTCIYGGAPKGPQIRDLERGVEICIATPGRLIDFLEAGKTNLRRCTYLVLDEADRMLDMGFEPQIRKIVDQIRPDRQTLMWSATWPKEVRQLAEDFLKEYVHINIGALELSANHNILQIVDVCHDVEKDDKLIRLMEEIMSEKENKTIVFVETKRRCDDLTRKMRRDGWPAMGIHGDKSQQERDWVLNEFKHGKAPILIATDVASRGLGPQMST; this is translated from the exons ATGCCCGGGTATTCCAGCGACAGGGATAGAGG GTTTGGAGCCCCCCGTTTTGGAGGAAGTAGAGGTGGACctctttctggaaagaaatttgGAAACCCTGGGGAAAAacttacaaaaaagaaatggaatttagATGAGCTGCCCAAATTTGAGAAGAACTTCTATCAAGAACATCCTGATGTAGTGAGACGTACTGTG CAAGAAGTTGAACAGTATAGATCAAGCAAAGAAGTCACAGTTAGGGGCCATAACTGTCCAAAACCGATTATAAACTTCTATGAAGCTAACTTTCCTG caAATGTTATGGAAGTAATTCAGAGGCAGAACTTCACTGAACCAACTGCTATTCAAGCACAAGGATGGCCTGTTGCATTGAGTGGATTGGATATGGTTGGAGTGGCACAGACTGGATCAGGGAAAACACTGTCT TACTTGTTGCCTGCTATTGTGCATATAAATCACCAGCCATTCCTGGAGCGAGGAGATGGACCTATT TGTCTTGTGCTGGCACCAACTCGTGAACTGGCTCAACAAGTGCAGCAGGTAGCTGCTGAATATAGCAGAGCATGTCGTTTGAAGTCTACATGTATTTATGGAGGTGCTCCAAAGGGACCACAGATTCGTGACTTAGAAAGAG GTGTGGAAATCTGCATTGCAACACCTGGAAGACTTATAGACTTCTTAGAAGCTGGGAAGACCAATCTCAGGAGGTGTACTTACCTTGTCCTTGATGAAGCTGACAGGATGCTTGACATGGGATTTGAACCTCAGATCAGAAAAATTGTGGATCAGATAAGA CCTGACAGGCAAACTCTGATGTGGAGTGCCACATGGCCAAAGGAAGTAAGGCAGCTGGCTGAAGACTTTTTGAAAGAATATGTACACATCAACATTGGTGCATTAGAACTAAGTGCAAATCACAACATTCTTCAGATTGTGGATGTGTGTCATGATGTAGAGAAAGATGACAA GCTTATTCGTTTGATGGAAGAAATAATgagtgagaaggaaaacaaaaccattgtTTTTGTGGAAACCAAAAGACGGTGTGATGATCTTACCAGGAAAATGAGGAGAGATGG gTGGCCAGCAATGGGTATTCATGGTGATAAAAGTCAGCAGGAGCGTGACTGGGTTCTAAATG AATTCAAACATGGAAAAGCACCAATCCTGATTGCTACAGATGTTGCATCCAGAGGTCTAG GTCCTCAAATGAGCACATGA